The Desulfonauticus submarinus genome includes the window CAAAGGTGGCTCTTTTTGGCGCAGCCTTAATGTTAATCTTTAAAATCCTACTACAACATGAAGCCTTTCATGACATTGAACTAGGCGTGGATTGGAATGTTATCTTTTTACTTATTTCGATGATGATTATTATTAATGTCATGACTAAAACTGGCGTCTTTCAATATGTAGCTATTAAATCTGCTAAATTTGCCAAAGGAGAACCCTTTAAAATTATGGCTATTTTCGCCATTATTACTGCCATTGGCTCGGCCTTTTTAGATAATGTCACTACTGTCTTACTCCTAGCTCCGGTTACTTTACTTATTGCTGAACAATTAGAGGTTGATCCTGTTCCTTATCTTATCACTGAGGCATTAGCATCTAATATTGGAGGTACTGCAACACTTATCGGAGATCCTCCTAATATCATGATCGCATCTAAAGCAGGGCTCAATTTTATGGATTTTATTATCCATCTTACTCCTGCAATTATTATCATCTTTACTGCTTGGTTAATTGTTTGGAAGTTTATCTTTGCCAAAAGACTGCATGTAAAAGAAGAAAATAAAAAGAAAATTATGGCTATGAATGAAAACGAACTTATCACTGATCCTCTTCTGCTCAAAAAATCTCTCGCAATCCTAGGTTTAACCATTGTAGGCTTTATCTTGCATGGCTTCTTTCACTATGAACCAGCTACTGTAGCCCTTATGGGTGCAGCTACTTTACTCCTCATCTCTGGAGAAAATCCACATGATATTCTCGCTGAAGTAGAATGGCCTACTATCTTCTTCTTTATCGGCCTTTTTATTATCATTGGCGGTATCGTAAAAGTAGGTCTTGTAGAACTCATGTCTAAAAAAATGATCGACTTAACTAACCCTCAACCCAATAATATGCTCACACTCTCTATGGTTATGGTCTGGTTCTCTGGAATTGCCTCTGCCATTGTAGATAATATCCCCTTTGTCGCTACCATGAACCCTCTTCTCATTGACATGGTCCACCAAGTATATGGATTAACCTCCCAAGCTACCATGGAACATATCCAACATGCCGCCATGATGCCTGTCTGGTGGTCTCTAGCTCTTGGCGCTTGCCTCGGCGGTAACGGCTCGCCTATCGGCGCTTCCGCTAACGTCATCGTCGTCGGAATGAGCGAAAAAGCAGGTCACCCCATCTCCTTCATCAGATTCCTTAAATATGGAGCTGCTGTTACAGCTATGTCTCTTTTACTATCCACCATTTATATTTATATACGTTACTATGTTTTAGGAATATAATATCTTTTCTCTTCAGGGGACAAAAGTCCCCTGAAAGAGAAAAAAAGGAATCTAATATGGAATCAATATTAGAAGAAGAAAGCTCTAAACAAATAGGAACACTTTTTCTTGCTTATTTGGCTATCGGTGGAATCTTAGGAGATATTGGAACTTCTCCTTTATATGTTATTTCTTTAACTTTTAAAAACTTAACTATTTCTAAAGAAAATGTAATGGGAGTATTGTCCTTAATCTTTTGGTCTTTTATGTTTCTATCGGCTAAATATGCGGGACTAGCTCTTAATTTAGATAACGATGGAGAGGGTGGGACATTTACTCTTATGCATCTTATTCAAACAGAGGCCAATAAATTAAAAAAATCTATTCTCAGATATAAATTTACTTTTATCATAGGGTTTGCATCTATTCTCTCCATGATTTGTGGTGCACTATTACTTAGCGATGGAGTTATTACACCTTCAATTTCTGTTTTAGCAGCTGTAGAAGGCATTGAGGTAATCTATCCCCATTTAGCAGAATTTATTTTACCCATTGCCACAA containing:
- a CDS encoding SLC13 family permease; this translates as MFWTATLIFIIAYAVIVSEKIHKTKVALFGAALMLIFKILLQHEAFHDIELGVDWNVIFLLISMMIIINVMTKTGVFQYVAIKSAKFAKGEPFKIMAIFAIITAIGSAFLDNVTTVLLLAPVTLLIAEQLEVDPVPYLITEALASNIGGTATLIGDPPNIMIASKAGLNFMDFIIHLTPAIIIIFTAWLIVWKFIFAKRLHVKEENKKKIMAMNENELITDPLLLKKSLAILGLTIVGFILHGFFHYEPATVALMGAATLLLISGENPHDILAEVEWPTIFFFIGLFIIIGGIVKVGLVELMSKKMIDLTNPQPNNMLTLSMVMVWFSGIASAIVDNIPFVATMNPLLIDMVHQVYGLTSQATMEHIQHAAMMPVWWSLALGACLGGNGSPIGASANVIVVGMSEKAGHPISFIRFLKYGAAVTAMSLLLSTIYIYIRYYVLGI